Proteins co-encoded in one Spirochaeta lutea genomic window:
- a CDS encoding helix-turn-helix transcriptional regulator → MKIDRLLSIIVYLLNHELVSANTLAKRYGVSVRTIQRDLETIDLAGIPIYALQGSAGGYGIMNSYKMDRQLLTTDDFFNILTALQGVSDTLSDKTVSDTLEKMRSLVPVQTGDILSQRTEKLSIDFSMLGGDPRSREVFRIVKDAVDRQHLIEFGYTSNKLETTRRIIEPMTIAFRWRAWYLYGFCRLRKDFRLFRISRIKDPMVLPEQFRRREKPLEAYIAENPLWSGTGVMVDLHLRFLPEMIPLVEEYYPEETRNIQPDGSMVVTTRMPEDGSLYAYILSFGQFVEVLKPNHLRDTIRRAAEDIAARYKVPL, encoded by the coding sequence ATGAAGATTGACCGCCTGTTATCCATCATCGTGTACCTGCTCAACCATGAACTGGTAAGCGCCAATACCCTGGCCAAACGCTACGGTGTATCTGTCAGAACCATTCAGCGTGACCTGGAGACCATCGACCTTGCGGGCATTCCGATTTACGCCCTCCAGGGATCAGCCGGGGGTTACGGTATTATGAACTCGTATAAAATGGACCGCCAGCTGCTTACCACGGATGATTTTTTTAACATTCTCACGGCGTTGCAGGGGGTGAGCGACACCCTGTCGGACAAGACCGTTAGCGACACTCTGGAGAAGATGCGGTCTCTGGTGCCCGTGCAAACCGGGGATATCCTATCCCAGCGCACGGAAAAACTCTCCATTGATTTCTCCATGCTCGGGGGAGATCCCCGTTCCCGGGAGGTTTTTCGCATTGTGAAGGACGCCGTGGACCGCCAGCACCTCATCGAATTCGGCTACACCAGTAACAAACTGGAGACTACCCGGCGGATCATCGAACCCATGACCATTGCCTTCCGGTGGCGGGCCTGGTACCTCTACGGATTTTGCCGGCTCCGTAAGGACTTCCGGCTCTTCCGGATATCCCGGATAAAGGATCCGATGGTGCTTCCCGAACAGTTCCGGCGCCGGGAAAAGCCCCTGGAGGCCTACATCGCCGAGAATCCCCTATGGTCCGGAACAGGTGTCATGGTCGACCTCCATCTACGGTTTCTCCCAGAGATGATTCCCCTGGTGGAAGAATACTATCCTGAGGAAACCCGGAATATCCAACCCGACGGCAGCATGGTGGTAACCACCAGAATGCCCGAGGACGGCAGTCTCTATGCCTACATCCTGTCCTTCGGACAGTTCGTGGAGGTGTTGAAGCCCAATCATTTACGCGACACGATCCGCCGGGCCGCAGAAGATATCGCGGCCAGGTACAAAGTCCCTCTCTGA
- a CDS encoding ATP-binding SpoIIE family protein phosphatase, whose protein sequence is MVSPGRIWQNISKLSSIMGRQAERETLQIMDQLIREMGNALQCVQLGLYAYPENNPQWGLVLPGNGRPLIGFQGTDHFLSRIVLSGEVIICSPSEEERNSTDSPVPGMFQELAHGLGWQVPEEDGEWILLHHTRGGSTGGILGYWQNSYGHRDGVAAVFGVILDTVLGYIQEFWKDLGLILSAEDAELVSSQLGQDYIILSRDLTHPLSYTSGILKTHPQITDPSPWSWVGWIHPDDRQDFIKTCSESAGTDISLNLQVRTQESGWVQIRTLPRRDSQGNIHTYLGIVEDITAEKARETELVEARDMEILLSARIQKALLSGFEDITYGNLTLAGMTLPSKEVDGDFYDAIPGQKGTLDLMIGDVMGKGVAASLLGAATRSQVYRVILGLIQTDQEGGSGTTLLPENVSSMLPGITRIIDSLNDRISPDLIAINQFITLNYARFYQDPHHLDFVDCGHPPVIYWDSRKATCWQIKGSNMPIGFSGSQEYRHHSLPLNPGDLLVFYSDGLTEADDEADVPFDTRGIQEYLHSRMDVVTHQPPTPRELIHGLSNQALLHSGGRFTDDVTVICIQLDQKCRGRDQTILQWDRTLPALADIRQGIASVFLAAHPDEEEPIQELVLAAHEGLTNIADHNETVSPDSQEVPLILAWDDYNLWICIDYHGDSYDWQDVPENPLEHYHERGYGRFIIQELASSFAVLESGTTQKRLVLTKQLTQVNRRYPTGKELHE, encoded by the coding sequence ATGGTATCACCGGGTAGGATTTGGCAGAATATCTCGAAACTCAGTAGCATCATGGGCCGCCAAGCGGAGCGGGAAACCCTTCAGATCATGGATCAGCTCATACGGGAGATGGGAAACGCTCTCCAATGTGTGCAACTCGGGCTTTATGCCTATCCAGAGAATAATCCCCAGTGGGGCCTCGTACTACCGGGCAATGGTAGACCCCTGATAGGATTTCAGGGAACGGACCACTTTCTTTCGCGCATTGTTCTTTCCGGTGAGGTGATCATCTGCTCTCCATCAGAAGAAGAACGCAATTCCACTGATTCACCCGTCCCAGGAATGTTTCAGGAACTCGCTCACGGCTTGGGATGGCAGGTGCCGGAAGAGGATGGGGAGTGGATCTTACTCCACCACACTCGGGGTGGTAGTACAGGGGGAATCTTAGGGTACTGGCAAAATTCCTATGGGCATAGGGATGGGGTTGCTGCAGTATTCGGGGTAATCTTGGATACGGTGCTCGGCTATATACAGGAATTCTGGAAGGATCTTGGACTAATCCTGTCGGCCGAGGACGCGGAACTGGTAAGTTCTCAGCTCGGCCAGGATTATATAATACTCTCTCGAGATCTTACCCATCCTCTATCCTATACCTCCGGAATTCTAAAAACTCATCCTCAGATAACCGATCCAAGCCCCTGGAGCTGGGTAGGTTGGATCCATCCCGATGACCGGCAAGATTTTATAAAAACCTGCAGCGAATCTGCCGGGACAGACATATCCCTGAACCTCCAGGTCCGTACCCAGGAATCGGGTTGGGTTCAGATACGAACCTTACCAAGACGGGACTCCCAGGGTAACATACACACCTACCTCGGCATTGTAGAGGATATAACAGCTGAAAAGGCCAGAGAGACAGAGTTGGTTGAGGCCCGGGATATGGAGATTCTTCTGAGCGCCCGGATTCAAAAGGCGCTTCTATCGGGTTTTGAAGATATCACGTACGGCAACCTGACCCTTGCGGGTATGACCCTCCCGAGTAAAGAGGTGGACGGAGACTTTTATGATGCCATCCCCGGTCAGAAAGGAACCTTGGATCTTATGATCGGAGATGTTATGGGCAAGGGTGTTGCCGCGTCCCTGTTAGGAGCTGCAACACGGTCCCAGGTGTACCGGGTCATCCTCGGTCTCATTCAGACTGACCAGGAGGGAGGGAGCGGTACTACCCTACTCCCGGAGAACGTCAGCTCCATGCTACCGGGAATTACGCGGATCATTGACTCCCTGAATGACCGCATATCCCCAGATTTAATCGCAATAAACCAATTCATAACCCTAAACTATGCTCGGTTCTATCAAGACCCCCACCACCTAGATTTTGTAGATTGTGGTCACCCCCCCGTCATTTACTGGGATTCCCGGAAGGCTACCTGTTGGCAAATTAAGGGATCAAATATGCCCATCGGTTTCTCGGGCAGCCAAGAATACCGGCATCATAGCCTGCCGCTAAATCCGGGCGACCTGCTCGTATTCTATTCTGACGGGTTGACCGAAGCTGATGACGAGGCTGACGTCCCCTTTGATACCCGAGGAATCCAGGAGTACCTTCACAGCCGTATGGATGTCGTCACACACCAGCCCCCGACACCCCGTGAATTAATCCACGGCCTATCTAACCAAGCCCTATTGCACAGCGGCGGAAGATTCACCGATGATGTGACGGTGATCTGTATTCAATTGGATCAGAAGTGCCGGGGTAGAGATCAAACCATCCTTCAATGGGATCGAACCCTCCCAGCTTTGGCAGATATCCGCCAAGGCATCGCGTCCGTTTTTTTAGCAGCCCATCCGGATGAGGAGGAACCGATTCAAGAACTTGTGTTAGCCGCTCATGAGGGGTTAACGAATATTGCCGACCACAACGAAACGGTGTCCCCGGATTCCCAGGAGGTACCCCTGATCTTAGCATGGGACGATTACAACCTGTGGATTTGTATTGATTATCATGGCGACAGCTACGATTGGCAGGATGTACCGGAAAATCCTCTGGAACATTACCACGAACGGGGGTACGGACGCTTCATAATCCAGGAGCTTGCGAGTTCCTTCGCAGTTTTGGAATCCGGTACAACCCAAAAACGCCTGGTACTGACAAAGCAACTCACCCAGGTTAACCGTAGATACCCTACGGGAAAGGAATTGCATGAATAA
- a CDS encoding glycosyltransferase family 2 protein, with protein sequence MFSTLEYILTASFIVLNVAGFVGLIISKSTSRGLYLRQSRILSQIAQAMANRDLGSLPKYSPSQQGRNRFLSRIRDHIRLPVSTLGDTFTQRIEKLFYSRGYTRPREAAALLVLLPRQDRVRIARQVVEQTQGPWSLLIRITSVLVDSGDMQSIDIDRLHQRFSQAPERWQTRLARLLEGCPQTAYRWYRRQQIPPTPLAKRIGVVGIPCCTPEEARSYLIPLLLYPAREVHRNAALMCGQFHPWIFSETPNQALFSAEVRRIGVKALLRSQGRPSWQTLEGWLSFPELSDLLAGSFTAYIRRDPSLLTELIVRLRQAIAPIPETSRDASHVGFRRAIGIARILEPSLSYILLHGRQRIQGYQQTDLALLIRVLIAGQRRSAVIRLINSLSSQEDVLSLKDVITQAMIEDPDFAQDCRRLLRPKAKESLGITGNPEPPVLSRKRLGWSDRILLSLLALGTLSLLPALFALLVSLGAITGGIEAFLVFYQRSFIGYSLAINGSYLVFLVISMVSASKKNRVHHWQESGFFAKPGVLPKVSIIAPGYNEETTIVQSVQSLLNLEYPDFEVIVVNDGSKDRTLGVLQQEFDLEPRDDRSSQGSIPILTAPIMGVYKSRVSKDLTVVDKVNGGKADSLNAGILQAQGDYVVCIDSDSLLEPKSLLHLMRSTLDTDEITLAIGGNIVPVNGCLVSKGSIREIHPPRNPLALIQTMEYLRAFIIGRMGWAGINGLLIISGAFGAFQRQAVLEIGGYLTGSGPRHLDTVGEDMEIVVRLRKHLYSKGIKHRVQYVHTANCWTEVPEHLPSLLIQRDRWNRGLMEVLMIHKDMLLRRPQGVPGLISLPYFFIFELLGPFLETGGYLAAFLAVLLGIANLPTLALLFAVSVGLGTFISMMSLLVADKNVLYFRGRDFRRVLGASIIENFGYRQLFGMHRVWSFIRYIFKEQGWKQPPRKGFQSQTDGPGETTPHED encoded by the coding sequence ATGTTTAGTACCCTGGAATACATCCTGACAGCCTCCTTCATAGTACTAAATGTTGCCGGTTTTGTAGGACTAATCATCTCGAAATCAACATCCCGGGGGCTCTACCTTCGACAGAGTAGGATACTTTCCCAGATCGCTCAGGCTATGGCGAACCGTGACTTGGGTAGCCTGCCCAAATACTCTCCATCACAACAAGGGAGGAATCGATTTCTCAGCCGGATACGAGACCACATCAGGCTGCCTGTTTCAACCCTGGGCGACACATTCACCCAGAGAATAGAAAAACTCTTTTACTCCAGAGGCTACACAAGACCACGGGAAGCCGCTGCCCTCCTAGTGCTCCTACCGCGGCAAGACCGGGTCCGGATAGCTCGACAGGTAGTAGAACAAACTCAAGGACCGTGGTCATTACTTATACGGATTACGAGCGTTTTGGTTGATTCAGGAGATATGCAGAGTATTGACATTGATCGCCTTCACCAGCGGTTTTCCCAAGCCCCGGAACGGTGGCAGACCCGGCTGGCCCGACTCTTAGAAGGTTGCCCCCAAACCGCCTACCGGTGGTATCGCCGCCAGCAGATCCCCCCCACCCCCTTGGCAAAACGGATAGGGGTGGTGGGAATACCCTGTTGTACCCCCGAAGAGGCCCGAAGTTATCTCATTCCCCTGCTGCTGTACCCGGCGCGTGAGGTACACCGAAATGCGGCACTCATGTGCGGGCAGTTTCATCCCTGGATCTTTTCAGAAACACCCAACCAGGCGTTATTTTCTGCCGAGGTGCGGCGTATCGGGGTCAAGGCCCTGCTGAGGAGCCAAGGCAGACCCTCTTGGCAGACCCTGGAAGGCTGGCTGAGTTTTCCAGAGCTTAGCGATCTGCTTGCAGGATCCTTTACCGCTTATATTCGTCGAGATCCAAGCCTGCTTACTGAGCTTATAGTCCGGCTCCGCCAGGCTATAGCGCCCATCCCCGAAACCTCAAGGGACGCCAGCCACGTAGGATTTCGCCGGGCGATAGGAATCGCCCGAATTCTTGAGCCCTCACTCTCCTATATCCTCCTCCATGGACGCCAACGAATCCAGGGATACCAGCAAACCGACCTGGCGCTTCTGATTCGGGTGCTCATCGCTGGACAACGCCGTAGTGCAGTCATTCGGCTGATAAACAGCCTGTCTTCCCAAGAGGATGTTCTCAGCCTAAAGGATGTAATTACCCAAGCTATGATCGAAGACCCCGATTTCGCGCAAGACTGCCGCCGCCTACTTAGGCCAAAGGCAAAAGAAAGCCTCGGAATCACAGGGAATCCCGAACCACCGGTCCTTTCCCGTAAGCGGCTGGGTTGGTCCGACAGAATTCTTCTCTCACTACTGGCACTGGGGACACTGAGTTTACTACCGGCTCTGTTCGCCCTACTGGTTTCCCTGGGGGCCATTACCGGGGGTATTGAGGCCTTTCTTGTGTTCTATCAACGGTCCTTTATCGGGTACAGTCTCGCCATAAATGGTAGCTATTTGGTTTTTTTGGTGATTTCCATGGTTAGCGCATCAAAAAAGAACCGGGTTCACCACTGGCAGGAGTCTGGTTTCTTTGCCAAGCCCGGTGTCCTGCCCAAGGTAAGCATCATAGCTCCGGGTTACAATGAAGAAACCACCATTGTACAGAGTGTACAATCCTTGTTGAACCTGGAGTACCCAGATTTTGAAGTAATTGTAGTGAACGACGGTTCAAAGGACAGAACACTCGGGGTACTCCAGCAGGAATTTGACCTGGAACCCAGGGATGATCGGTCTTCCCAGGGATCAATTCCCATACTTACTGCACCCATCATGGGGGTGTACAAAAGCAGGGTATCCAAGGATCTTACGGTTGTGGACAAGGTCAACGGCGGCAAGGCAGATTCCCTGAATGCAGGCATTCTTCAGGCTCAGGGAGATTACGTGGTATGCATAGACTCGGATTCTCTCCTGGAACCGAAATCCCTGTTGCACCTCATGCGTTCCACCCTAGATACGGACGAAATAACCCTGGCTATTGGAGGCAATATTGTCCCGGTGAACGGCTGTCTGGTTTCCAAAGGATCCATTCGGGAAATCCACCCTCCAAGGAATCCCCTGGCTCTCATCCAAACCATGGAGTACCTACGAGCCTTTATTATCGGCAGGATGGGTTGGGCAGGGATAAACGGTCTCCTGATAATTTCCGGTGCCTTCGGAGCGTTCCAGCGCCAAGCAGTCTTAGAAATCGGCGGATACCTGACCGGCTCTGGTCCCCGGCATTTAGACACTGTCGGAGAAGATATGGAAATAGTGGTTCGATTGCGCAAACACCTGTACTCAAAGGGAATAAAGCACCGTGTGCAATACGTCCACACCGCTAACTGCTGGACAGAGGTGCCGGAACATCTACCCTCCCTGCTCATTCAGCGCGACCGCTGGAACCGGGGACTCATGGAGGTATTAATGATCCATAAGGATATGCTCCTCCGCCGGCCCCAGGGCGTACCGGGTTTGATTTCCCTGCCCTACTTCTTTATTTTTGAGCTTCTTGGTCCCTTTCTGGAAACCGGGGGATATCTGGCTGCATTTTTAGCGGTTCTACTCGGTATTGCCAACCTACCAACCCTAGCCTTGTTGTTCGCGGTGTCCGTTGGACTGGGTACCTTCATCTCCATGATGAGTCTACTGGTAGCCGATAAGAATGTACTCTATTTTCGAGGCCGAGACTTCCGCAGGGTACTCGGCGCTTCCATTATAGAGAATTTCGGGTACCGACAACTGTTCGGGATGCACCGTGTCTGGAGTTTCATCCGTTACATCTTCAAAGAACAAGGGTGGAAACAGCCTCCACGTAAGGGATTCCAATCCCAAACTGATGGCCCGGGAGAAACAACACCCCATGAAGATTGA
- a CDS encoding diguanylate cyclase domain-containing protein, with protein MNNSRPGTGPQMITDDVFWLGRWSREDFLPVNTYAVVDGSTILVIDPGPTPGIPDIAQAMDRLFEHLEIPEKIRQWQVALTGQDPGAAGGLNELIRLRGGSEKPEVYCHWRTSVLLHEPALEYRHLSRVNQNIVLPEGRRLIHILLSRSYSQGLIALVDITTGTLFSGPAMGSMGRDLPFDVDLRNQKVPRAEAGLASYTQQFSDPSWVDTLCQLSPAGDYEPQTINRVCPRYGSIWHSNPLTIRETLTVKTVTLPDKLREVAVGEGQNLNRVIQELQILQQQNFELQEDLILLQDEGIRDEATGLYNEEFFNEYLPLFVEEHPQEGTVILLHLDNLTAINSQLGYEEGNAAIRSFAHIIRSEKPETAMVFRLAGPVCGLLVPHCGVAEAAGLADTIRREVRESGAFIRPVTCSAGVIQTSQVQHRAGDPVQSLRTLGAARLESAIRQGGDKTSTGDLETADIAASEVTIRVLILESESLVARMLTTYLTNRGFQCRTEFRAETIIPEIETFKPDIILSELYHSGTDIITLYDSLESRPETSGIPVILMSHELSENVVVELHRRGIFSILRKPLILEELPGLITHLTGGVSHV; from the coding sequence ATGAATAATTCGAGACCAGGAACCGGCCCTCAGATGATAACCGATGATGTGTTTTGGCTTGGAAGATGGAGCAGAGAAGACTTTCTCCCCGTGAATACCTATGCCGTAGTAGACGGCTCCACCATCCTGGTGATAGATCCGGGCCCAACCCCCGGGATCCCAGACATCGCCCAGGCTATGGATCGGCTTTTTGAACACCTGGAGATTCCAGAGAAAATCAGGCAATGGCAGGTAGCTCTGACAGGACAAGATCCCGGGGCGGCCGGCGGGCTGAATGAGCTGATCCGTCTGAGAGGAGGTTCGGAAAAGCCAGAGGTGTACTGCCACTGGCGGACCTCCGTACTACTCCATGAACCGGCTTTAGAATATCGACACTTGAGCAGGGTCAACCAGAATATAGTACTTCCCGAGGGTCGAAGATTAATCCACATACTCCTGTCCCGCAGCTATTCCCAGGGATTGATAGCCCTGGTGGATATAACCACGGGCACCCTGTTCTCAGGTCCTGCAATGGGTTCTATGGGCAGGGATCTGCCCTTTGATGTGGATCTCAGGAACCAGAAAGTTCCCCGGGCGGAGGCGGGCTTGGCTTCCTACACCCAGCAGTTTTCCGATCCATCCTGGGTGGATACCCTGTGCCAGCTATCCCCTGCCGGGGATTATGAGCCCCAGACCATCAACCGGGTGTGCCCGCGCTATGGGAGCATCTGGCATTCGAATCCCCTTACAATTCGAGAAACCCTGACGGTCAAAACTGTAACCCTGCCTGACAAACTCAGGGAGGTTGCAGTGGGAGAGGGCCAAAACCTCAACCGGGTAATTCAGGAGTTACAGATCCTCCAGCAACAGAATTTTGAATTACAGGAGGATCTCATCCTACTCCAGGACGAGGGAATCCGGGACGAGGCAACAGGGCTGTATAATGAGGAATTTTTTAATGAGTACCTTCCCCTCTTTGTTGAGGAACATCCCCAGGAGGGTACAGTCATATTGTTGCACCTGGATAATCTCACAGCTATTAATTCCCAACTTGGGTATGAGGAAGGTAATGCTGCTATTCGGTCCTTCGCCCACATTATACGGAGCGAGAAACCCGAAACGGCCATGGTCTTTCGCCTTGCCGGACCGGTTTGCGGACTACTTGTTCCCCATTGCGGTGTGGCTGAGGCTGCAGGGTTGGCGGATACCATCCGGCGGGAGGTTAGGGAATCCGGAGCATTCATCAGGCCAGTTACGTGTTCAGCCGGGGTGATCCAGACATCTCAGGTCCAGCATCGGGCTGGAGATCCGGTACAAAGCCTCCGAACCCTGGGAGCTGCCAGACTCGAATCCGCCATCCGCCAGGGTGGGGACAAAACCAGTACCGGCGACCTGGAAACCGCGGATATTGCGGCGTCGGAGGTTACCATCCGGGTATTAATCCTGGAATCAGAATCCCTAGTAGCACGAATGCTCACCACCTATCTAACTAACCGGGGGTTTCAGTGCCGTACCGAGTTCCGGGCCGAAACCATTATTCCTGAAATTGAGACCTTTAAACCCGATATAATTCTCAGCGAGCTGTACCATTCGGGTACTGACATCATAACCCTCTATGACAGCCTAGAGAGCCGCCCGGAGACTTCAGGAATACCGGTTATTCTTATGAGCCACGAACTTTCAGAGAATGTGGTTGTAGAGCTTCACCGCCGGGGAATCTTTTCCATCCTCCGAAAGCCGTTGATTCTCGAGGAGTTGCCAGGCCTGATTACCCACCTGACCGGAGGCGTCAGCCATGTTTAG